A stretch of Desulfotalea psychrophila LSv54 DNA encodes these proteins:
- a CDS encoding glutamate synthase-related protein: protein MTSQRCPVCGYLHSGPIDFHLCPVCNSPATIFIHDSGAENFGRWDLNTRLMIRSMAETGTYYLEGKGTTRKFLGMDDLIFLPAQLETLPLGDEVEVDSTLVLGKVAGQPVLLQTPILNAAMSYGALSKEAKMALALGSSLAGTIANSGEGGMLDEERALADRITLQYATGRFGVSEERLQLADMIEIKISQGAKPGMGGKLPGAKVTAEIAAVRQIAPGKMAQSPAVHEDIRDVKDLSAKILELRSLIGGKPISLKFVGGHLQNDLAAIFSQENIPDVLVIDGSEGGTGAAPVTVKDHVGMPLIYSLPRIAEFLDRNGLRDRVTLIAAGGIRHPGDIAKAIALGADGVYMGGALKIAIGCTYLRQCHLDNCPYGIATQDGSLRKRLDVQAAGQRVANFIGAATEEVKSIARICGKSSIHALNRDDLGSLDPELSRITGIPML, encoded by the coding sequence ATGACAAGCCAGCGTTGTCCGGTCTGCGGCTATCTGCATTCGGGGCCCATTGATTTTCATCTCTGTCCAGTCTGTAATTCACCTGCCACTATCTTTATTCACGACAGTGGCGCGGAAAATTTTGGCAGATGGGATCTAAACACCAGGCTGATGATCAGATCCATGGCAGAAACGGGCACCTATTATCTGGAGGGAAAGGGCACGACCAGAAAATTTCTGGGGATGGACGACCTGATCTTTCTCCCTGCTCAGTTAGAGACCCTGCCCCTGGGTGATGAGGTGGAGGTGGACTCGACACTTGTCCTCGGCAAGGTAGCCGGGCAGCCTGTTCTCCTCCAGACCCCGATTTTAAATGCAGCAATGTCCTATGGTGCCCTCAGTAAAGAGGCCAAGATGGCGCTTGCCCTTGGTTCATCTCTGGCCGGTACCATTGCCAATAGCGGTGAGGGCGGCATGCTGGATGAGGAGAGAGCGTTGGCAGACCGTATTACTCTGCAGTATGCCACCGGTCGCTTCGGTGTCAGCGAGGAGAGGTTGCAGCTCGCAGATATGATCGAAATTAAGATCTCTCAGGGAGCAAAACCCGGCATGGGCGGTAAATTGCCGGGGGCAAAGGTCACAGCAGAAATTGCCGCCGTTCGTCAGATAGCGCCGGGCAAGATGGCTCAGTCGCCGGCTGTACATGAGGATATCAGAGACGTAAAAGACCTCTCTGCCAAGATCCTGGAGCTACGTAGCCTGATAGGTGGAAAACCGATCTCTCTGAAGTTTGTCGGTGGCCATCTGCAGAATGATCTTGCCGCTATCTTCAGCCAGGAAAATATTCCCGATGTGTTGGTTATTGATGGGAGTGAGGGGGGCACAGGTGCTGCCCCGGTCACGGTCAAGGATCATGTCGGCATGCCACTTATTTACTCCCTGCCCCGCATAGCTGAGTTTTTGGATCGGAATGGTCTACGCGATCGGGTCACCCTGATTGCAGCCGGCGGCATTCGTCATCCGGGAGATATAGCCAAGGCGATTGCCCTTGGTGCCGATGGGGTTTATATGGGTGGGGCCCTGAAGATAGCGATTGGCTGTACCTACCTGCGCCAGTGTCATCTGGACAACTGCCCCTACGGTATAGCAACTCAGGATGGCAGTCTGCGGAAACGGCTTGATGTGCAGGCTGCGGGGCAGCGGGTGGCCAATTTTATCGGCGCTGCCACCGAGGAGGTGAAGTCCATTGCCCGTATCTGTGGCAAATCATCAATCCATGCCCTCAATAGGGATGACCTTGGCTCGCTTGATCCTGAACTGTCAAGAATCACCGGTATACCCATGCTATAA
- a CDS encoding TolC family protein, which yields MSPLFFTKALVKKLYIIPLFCFIFPTLLSAAEQPGSAQPVSLQKVLENITKTNPSISEAMKQYQSVLAERGIANSEYYPTVGMEVAAGPERTKGVSTNDVAENLTSTKASLFARQNLYNGGKTTAFVKETDARIQAAAYEVLNVANNVYLNTSEAYINVIKARDLLAISGRNALTQERIMRQVREKTEAGFKRASELYNSESRLALAKGNYISRKQDLNQALVIFHKQFGRFLHTDQFITPEPTYQIPATLPETIEIAFNTHPALKVAKYNIQTKRYAYEKANAADFPTLDFEVKGQYRDEIDGKEGDTTQVGAYLTFNYTFFDGGLRSSEQSKQKQNVRKEYQRSYVERRNINESVRLAWSIKEADDYKKEYLSEHVTLSAKTLNAFKEEYYVGRRTLLDLLNMENEYTDAQLSFTESQFSHLIAIYRIMQATGALLSEHDTGLRGMLQIAADEKDDLFDAENRRAIEAYKDLNDNRDQDGLTDTKDQCDNSSPNSTVQPFGCSDNDANNTGYPYEDDSALSPYIVPQSFEPVSTKQQ from the coding sequence ATGTCTCCATTATTTTTTACTAAAGCACTTGTAAAAAAACTGTACATTATTCCCCTGTTTTGTTTCATCTTTCCCACCCTACTCTCAGCAGCAGAACAACCTGGCTCAGCACAACCTGTCTCTCTCCAAAAGGTACTTGAAAACATTACCAAAACAAACCCTTCCATATCAGAGGCAATGAAGCAGTACCAAAGTGTTTTAGCTGAACGTGGCATCGCTAACAGCGAATACTACCCCACTGTTGGCATGGAAGTAGCCGCTGGCCCGGAAAGAACAAAGGGTGTCTCTACAAATGATGTGGCAGAAAACCTCACATCAACAAAGGCCAGCCTCTTTGCTCGTCAAAACCTCTATAACGGTGGAAAAACCACTGCCTTTGTTAAAGAGACTGACGCACGCATCCAAGCTGCTGCCTATGAAGTTTTAAATGTTGCCAACAATGTCTACCTCAATACTTCTGAAGCATATATCAATGTCATAAAGGCACGAGATCTACTGGCAATCTCTGGAAGAAATGCTCTGACTCAAGAAAGAATCATGCGTCAGGTGCGTGAAAAAACAGAGGCAGGATTTAAACGTGCCTCTGAGCTATACAACTCAGAATCACGTTTGGCCCTTGCTAAAGGTAACTATATTTCCCGTAAGCAAGATCTTAATCAGGCCTTAGTTATCTTCCATAAACAGTTTGGCCGCTTCCTCCATACCGACCAATTCATTACGCCTGAGCCCACATACCAGATACCGGCAACACTGCCCGAGACTATAGAGATTGCCTTTAATACCCACCCTGCCCTCAAAGTTGCCAAGTACAATATCCAGACCAAACGATACGCCTATGAAAAGGCAAACGCTGCCGATTTCCCCACCCTGGATTTTGAAGTAAAGGGACAATATCGCGATGAAATTGATGGTAAAGAGGGTGATACCACTCAGGTAGGTGCCTATTTAACCTTTAACTACACATTTTTCGATGGCGGCCTCAGAAGTAGTGAGCAGTCGAAACAGAAACAAAATGTACGTAAAGAGTACCAACGCTCTTATGTTGAACGACGAAATATTAACGAAAGTGTTCGACTAGCGTGGAGCATTAAAGAGGCCGATGATTATAAAAAAGAATATCTGAGTGAGCATGTGACACTCAGTGCCAAGACCTTGAATGCCTTTAAGGAAGAGTACTATGTCGGCCGCCGTACCCTACTCGATCTCTTGAACATGGAAAATGAGTACACCGATGCCCAACTCTCGTTTACTGAATCACAGTTTTCTCACCTTATTGCCATATATCGTATAATGCAGGCAACAGGTGCTCTCCTAAGCGAGCACGACACTGGCCTGCGTGGAATGTTGCAGATAGCAGCAGATGAAAAAGATGATCTTTTCGATGCAGAAAACAGAAGAGCTATCGAGGCATATAAAGATCTCAATGATAACCGAGATCAGGATGGGCTTACTGACACGAAGGATCAGTGTGACAACTCTTCCCCGAATTCAACCGTTCAACCTTTTGGTTGTAGTGATAATGATGCCAACAATACCGGCTATCCATACGAGGATGATTCAGCCCTTTCTCCTTATATCGTGCCCCAATCTTTCGAGCCTGTAAGCACCAAGCAGCAGTGA
- a CDS encoding LysE family translocator yields MPDFAQFTLFIIAATVLAVTPGPGIFYVMTRSLKGGQTEGIYSSLGTAFGGMFHVLAAALGLSVILAASALAFNIVKYLGAAYLVYLGLKTLLSSTALPNTENPKKMGPKYAFRQGIIVEALNPKTALFFLAFIPQFVNPDGIVFLQFFLLGTLSVILNTSADFIVVMLAGPIGQHLQEKPRLQMGQRCFTGTGLIALGAYVALTDR; encoded by the coding sequence ATGCCTGATTTTGCCCAATTCACGCTATTTATCATAGCTGCAACGGTTTTAGCTGTTACTCCTGGTCCTGGTATCTTTTATGTTATGACTCGGAGTCTTAAAGGTGGTCAAACGGAAGGAATTTATTCTAGTTTGGGAACAGCTTTTGGTGGCATGTTTCATGTTTTAGCTGCGGCTCTGGGCTTATCCGTTATTTTAGCTGCTTCAGCACTGGCATTTAATATTGTCAAATATTTAGGTGCCGCATATTTAGTTTATTTAGGACTCAAAACATTATTGAGTTCAACAGCTTTACCTAATACTGAAAATCCTAAAAAGATGGGCCCAAAATATGCTTTTCGGCAAGGCATTATTGTTGAAGCCCTCAATCCTAAGACAGCACTGTTTTTCCTAGCCTTTATCCCACAATTTGTCAATCCAGATGGCATTGTTTTTCTTCAATTTTTCTTGCTTGGAACACTATCCGTTATACTTAATACAAGCGCTGATTTTATCGTTGTGATGCTTGCCGGCCCTATTGGCCAACATCTACAGGAAAAGCCTAGGTTACAAATGGGCCAGCGTTGTTTCACTGGTACGGGTTTAATTGCTCTAGGTGCCTATGTAGCTCTTACAGATAGATAG